Proteins encoded within one genomic window of Anastrepha ludens isolate Willacy chromosome 4, idAnaLude1.1, whole genome shotgun sequence:
- the LOC128860620 gene encoding glycerol kinase-like, with translation MYIHTGNDQKLIGVIRCETDNVYFSIHQPPDFSEVVRTEQNIGVSIPQPGWFEQDPMEIIEAVYKCWDELGKVLPKKGLTVEGIVAIGITNQRETTILWDSRSGKPLYNAIMWKDIRTDQIVDRIVADTDDQNINHFKFTSGLPLSPYFSALKIRWLKNYVPKVRTACLEGHCKFGTVDSWIVWNLTNGELHVTDVTNASRTFLMNINTLQWDPLLLRTFSVDRNMLPEIRSSSEIYGRIKNERCGHLIGKLITGIIGNHQAALLGQYCVKPGQAKNSYQNGLFLICNTGERCVITDRGLITTVAYKLGPRKKAIYALEGVVPVGGACLTWLRTRLRLVRNEKEVHEHADAVPTTGDVYFVPALTGLYAPYWDKSARGLIIGLTQYTTKKHILRAALEAICFQTRDIVECINDASGYQINKVYVDGELSGNDKLMQLQADTSGLALYRIQTDTISLGAALCAAQAESIDLFRLDPNKFYEDTSQSELFLPINTDDDRKQRYAKWKRAVERSRGWVPKRPGSDMTDATYRLLVCIPAAGFILGTTFMVLLAGWGKK, from the exons atgtacatacatacgggtAATGATCAAAAATTGATTGGTGTTATCAGGTGTGAAACAGACAATGTTTACTTCAGCATACATCAGCCACCAGATTTTAGTGAAGTTGTCAGGACGGAACAGAATATTGGCGTCTCAATACCACAGCCTGGTTGGTTTGAACAAGATCCAATGGAGATTATTGAAGCAGTTTACAAGTGTTGGGATGAATTAGGTAAAGTACTGCCGAAGAAAGGTCTTACGGTTGAGGGAATTGTAGCCATTGGAATCACTAATCAGCGCGAGACCACGATTTTGTGGGATTCGCGCTCGGGCAAACCTCTTTATAATGCAATTATGTGGAAGGATATACGTACAGATCAAATTGTGGATCGCATTGTTGCAGATACAGATGATCAGAATATTAATCATTTTAAGTTCACATCGGGCTTACCATTGTCACCTTACTTTTCGGCTCTCAAAATACGATGGTTGAAGAATTATGTGCCAAAAGTGCGCACCGCATGCTTGGAAGGTCATTGCAAATTTGGCACTGTAGACAGTTGGATTGTTTGGAATCTAACGAACG GTGAGCTGCATGTGACCGATGTGACGAATGCTTCTCGCACATTCCTTATGAACATTAACACTTTACAATGGGATCCCTTGTTGCTTCGTACATTCAGTGTGGATCGAAATATGCTGCCCGAGATACGCAGTTCGTCTGAAATATACGGCAGAATCAAAAATGAGCGTTGCGGTCACTTGATTGGCAAACTTATAACCGGTATCATCGGCAATCATCAGGCGGCATTGCTTGGCCAGTATTGCGTGAAGCCAGGTCAGGCGAAAAATAGTTACCAAAATGGCCTGTTTTTGATTTGCAATACAGGGGAACGCTGTGTTATAACAGATCGTGGTCTGATTACCACAGTTGCATACAAATTAGGGCCGAGAAAAAAAGCTATTTATGCATTAGAAGGTGTGGTGCCTGTGGGAGGAGCGTGCTTGACTTGGCTAAGGACGCGTTTACGTCTTGTGCGAAATGAAAAGGAGGTGCATGAGCATGCTGACGCTGTGCCCACAACAGGTGATGTTTACTTTGTGCCTGCTTTGACTGGACTTTACGCACCATACTGGGATAAGAGCGCTCGCGGTCTGATCATTGGTCTGACGCAGTATACAACTAAGAAACACATCTTACGTGCCGCACTCGAGGCGATTTGCTTTCAGACCCGTGACATCGTCGAATGTATAAACGATGCGAGCGGCTACCAAATAAACAAAGTCTATGTGGATGGTGAATTGTCTGGGAACGATAAGTTAATGCAATTGCAGGCCGATACGTCGGGTTTGGCGCTGTATCGCATACAAACGGACACAATATCTTTGGGGGCAGCTCTATGTGCAGCGCAGGCGGAGAGTATTGATTTGTTCCGATTAGacccaaacaaattttatgaagacACTTCACAAAGTGAATTATTTCTGCCAATCAATACCGATGATGATCGTAAACAACGTTACGCAAAGTGGAAACGTGCCGTAGAACGGAGCAGGGGTTGGGTGCCAAAGAGGCCGGGTAGTGATATGACCGATGCAACATATAGATTGTTAGTATGCATACCAGCTGCTGGGTTTATACTAGGTACGACTTTCATGGTGTTACTCGCGGGATGGGGTAAGAAATAA